In Priestia megaterium NBRC 15308 = ATCC 14581, the following proteins share a genomic window:
- a CDS encoding PaaI family thioesterase: MGKVVKAIQDEYPDDFAWCYGCGRLNQEGYHFRTGWLGEKTITLYTPKPEHTAIPGFVYGGLLASLIDCHGTGSASLALYRKNGYEIGDSAEPPRFVTGSLHVDFKKPTPQGEVLKAIGTVEEIHPKKWRVKTEVYASDIIVATGEVVAVVMPSTFKQKED; this comes from the coding sequence ATGGGAAAAGTAGTAAAAGCGATTCAAGACGAATATCCGGATGATTTTGCATGGTGTTACGGATGCGGCCGATTAAATCAGGAAGGCTATCATTTTCGGACAGGATGGTTAGGAGAAAAAACCATTACCCTTTATACACCTAAGCCTGAACATACAGCTATACCAGGATTTGTTTATGGAGGACTTCTTGCATCACTGATTGATTGCCATGGAACAGGCTCTGCTTCTCTTGCTCTATACCGTAAAAATGGCTACGAAATAGGAGATTCAGCAGAGCCGCCGCGATTTGTTACCGGTTCTCTCCACGTGGATTTTAAAAAACCAACGCCGCAGGGTGAAGTACTAAAAGCAATAGGAACGGTTGAAGAAATTCACCCGAAGAAATGGAGAGTTAAAACAGAAGTATACGCGAGTGACATCATTGTTGCGACCGGAGAAGTTGTAGCAGTTGTTATGCCAAGTACGTTTAAACAAAAAGAAGACTAA
- the zwf gene encoding glucose-6-phosphate dehydrogenase, protein MGSVARSRDNCLKSHSPQALEVDSMTFILFGATGDLAKRKIFPALYNLFLDKKLPSSFSIVGTDRSNWSDDAFQIYVEESVKTFSRRFRQGESKIKEFLKTVRYHKMDVTNSDGYDQLLHAIQEGEAELNIPENRLFYLSVAPEFVDVIASNINSGGLGSTKGWKRLIIEKPFGHDLQSAQVLNQKLTETFNEEEIYRIDHYLGKPMIQNLEALASANPILQALWNHHYVANVQITASETVGVEERAPYYDQAGAIRDMLQNHMLQMLMMTAMQLPKTLNIAKTRQQKIKIMKSLRPLQKEFIHSNVIRGQYEAGKIQNRSVIGYKDEPGINAASVNDTFIAVRVWIDHELWKGVPFYLRTGKRMSKKCTRIVIEFKHPLKDVYTDEEVIPNLLVVEISPNEGISLQLNSKNPLNDNKIEPIFINFSTNQREVPEAYELLLVDALQGDSTFFAHWEEVELSWKWVQPILEVFNDERFPLHFYPAGTMGPAASNHLLEDDGFKWW, encoded by the coding sequence TTGGGCAGTGTAGCTCGTTCACGTGATAATTGTCTCAAGTCTCATTCACCACAAGCGTTAGAAGTGGATTCCATGACCTTTATCTTATTTGGAGCAACAGGAGATTTAGCTAAAAGAAAAATTTTTCCTGCGTTATATAATTTATTTTTAGATAAAAAGCTTCCTTCTTCCTTTTCTATTGTTGGTACGGATAGAAGCAACTGGTCTGATGATGCCTTTCAAATATATGTAGAAGAATCAGTAAAGACTTTTTCAAGGCGCTTTAGACAAGGTGAATCCAAGATAAAAGAATTTCTTAAGACAGTTCGCTATCATAAAATGGATGTTACCAATAGTGATGGATATGACCAGTTGCTGCATGCTATTCAAGAAGGCGAAGCAGAATTAAATATTCCTGAAAATCGTCTTTTCTATTTATCAGTGGCTCCTGAATTTGTAGACGTCATTGCTTCAAATATAAACAGCGGCGGATTAGGATCTACAAAAGGCTGGAAACGTCTTATTATCGAAAAGCCTTTCGGACACGATTTACAATCTGCTCAAGTGTTAAATCAAAAGCTTACTGAAACGTTCAATGAAGAAGAGATTTATCGTATCGACCACTATCTAGGAAAACCAATGATCCAAAATTTGGAGGCTTTAGCATCTGCAAACCCTATTTTACAAGCACTATGGAATCATCACTACGTTGCAAATGTCCAAATTACAGCTAGTGAAACAGTTGGTGTAGAAGAAAGAGCGCCTTACTATGATCAGGCCGGTGCAATTAGGGATATGCTCCAAAACCATATGCTTCAAATGCTTATGATGACTGCCATGCAGCTGCCAAAGACACTTAACATCGCAAAGACTCGCCAACAAAAGATAAAAATTATGAAAAGCCTTCGTCCTCTACAAAAAGAGTTTATCCATTCGAACGTCATAAGAGGTCAATACGAAGCGGGAAAAATCCAAAATCGTTCCGTTATAGGATATAAAGATGAGCCCGGCATCAATGCTGCTTCCGTTAATGATACATTTATAGCAGTGCGGGTATGGATTGATCATGAGCTTTGGAAAGGAGTACCTTTCTATCTTCGCACAGGAAAAAGAATGAGTAAAAAATGCACGCGTATCGTCATTGAATTTAAACATCCTTTAAAGGATGTTTATACAGACGAAGAAGTTATTCCCAACCTTTTGGTTGTCGAAATCAGCCCAAATGAAGGTATATCACTGCAATTAAACAGCAAAAACCCTTTGAATGATAATAAAATCGAACCTATTTTTATCAATTTCTCAACAAATCAAAGAGAAGTACCCGAAGCTTATGAACTGCTGTTAGTTGATGCTTTACAGGGAGATTCCACATTTTTTGCTCATTGGGAAGAAGTTGAATTATCTTGGAAATGGGTGCAACCTATTTTAGAAGTTTTTAATGATGAACGTTTTCCTCTTCATTTTTATCCTGCGGGTACGATGGGACCAGCGGCTTCAAATCATTTGTTAGAAGACGACGGGTTTAAGTGGTGGTGA
- a CDS encoding winged helix-turn-helix transcriptional regulator, producing MSRLFSKTFNCEKELTLTIIGGKWKMLIMWHLGKEGTKRFGELKSMMPGITQRMLVSQLRELEEDQIVHRKVYPVVPPKVEYSLTEHGRSLMPILESMDEWGKNYMETVIEPEMNNSSHMG from the coding sequence TTGAGCAGACTTTTTAGCAAAACGTTTAACTGTGAAAAGGAATTAACGTTAACGATTATTGGAGGCAAGTGGAAAATGCTGATTATGTGGCACCTAGGAAAAGAAGGGACGAAACGATTTGGGGAGTTAAAGTCCATGATGCCGGGAATTACTCAGCGAATGTTAGTAAGTCAGCTGCGAGAATTGGAAGAAGATCAAATCGTTCACCGAAAAGTCTATCCGGTTGTCCCTCCAAAAGTTGAATATTCCTTGACTGAACACGGGAGAAGCTTGATGCCCATCCTTGAGAGCATGGATGAGTGGGGAAAAAATTATATGGAAACCGTTATAGAGCCTGAAATGAATAATTCCAGCCATATGGGTTAA
- the hxlA gene encoding 3-hexulose-6-phosphate synthase: protein MELQLALDLVNISEAKEVVQEVQEYIDIVEIGTPVVINEGLKAVKEIKEAFPSLKVLADLKIMDAGAYEVMKASEAGASIITILGATDDSTIKGAVEEAKKQGTQILVDMINVKNLEQRAKEVDALGVDYICVHTGYDLQAEGETPFEQLQTIKRVVKHAKTAVAGGIKLNTLPEVVQSQPDLVIVGGGITSEKDKRNVAEEMKKVVKQATLV from the coding sequence ATGGAACTTCAATTAGCATTGGATCTTGTAAATATTTCAGAGGCAAAAGAAGTAGTGCAGGAGGTTCAAGAGTATATCGATATTGTAGAAATTGGAACTCCAGTTGTAATTAACGAAGGGCTAAAAGCAGTCAAAGAAATCAAGGAAGCCTTTCCGTCTTTAAAGGTATTAGCTGATTTAAAAATTATGGATGCAGGTGCTTACGAAGTAATGAAAGCTTCTGAAGCGGGTGCTAGTATTATTACGATTCTTGGCGCTACTGATGATTCGACTATAAAAGGCGCTGTAGAAGAGGCCAAAAAACAAGGAACACAAATTCTTGTTGATATGATTAATGTAAAAAACCTTGAGCAACGTGCAAAAGAAGTCGATGCGCTCGGTGTTGACTATATTTGTGTACACACAGGGTATGATCTTCAAGCTGAAGGAGAAACCCCGTTCGAGCAGCTTCAAACGATTAAACGAGTTGTAAAACATGCAAAAACAGCGGTGGCAGGAGGTATTAAACTGAATACACTTCCTGAAGTCGTGCAATCACAGCCGGATCTTGTGATTGTAGGCGGGGGGATTACAAGTGAAAAAGACAAAAGAAACGTTGCAGAAGAAATGAAAAAAGTAGTCAAACAAGCAACTTTGGTCTAA
- a CDS encoding GcvT family protein, with protein MEHKRIVVIGAGIVGCSIAYYLSKMGQRNITVIEQGPLFETGGSTSHAPGLVFQLSFSKVLTTLASQTVETFKELSTDEQRSFYPVGSLEVARTPERLEDLKRKAGVASSWGIEALLLSPQECAEKNSLICPDRICGGLYVPSDGIAKPLHAVDKMTRFSKECGVEFYGHTEVTNIEVTNGQVKAVYTSAGKFEADVIVCCAGFWGPRIGEMVGVTIPLQPMAHQYVFTNDLLELNGETEEVATPLIRDQDNAIYFRQVDKGLGIGSYQHEPFPIELSDITKYGETKEMPSVKPFTPKDFEKPWEDALELIPALKQPGIKKGMNGIFSFTPDGMPLLGESQAVGGFWVAEAIWVTHSAGVARQMAEWLMNGAPTVDLELCDINRFDTYACSPVYYKQRSIEEYEEVYSIHHPFMQRKVSRNMRVSPFYMRQQELKAYFNEKAGWEQPQWYEANYPLISTYEKKMVIRKGWSAEYWSPIIEAEQLHTRQYAAIYDTTAAKKRLEIKGEGALQFLQKLTTGNIDITVGQSIRTCMLHERGGIKDQIMVIRKNISTFLIVCTGAVEASWIQKHVPQNGQVVFQDVTSGTCSIALIGPKATGVMKSVVQCSELSSTWIEGQAKTLFIEKSSVLALRDSYGGMESWELITTSDQGLNLWDVLIEQGQPYQLIAAGDRALENLRIESFSLKSGKDFWSEHHPYEVNLHEMVDLTKPVFIGKEALLDRQRKDSETVLATLILDDPSAIVMGYEPVFYGETALGFVTSAGYSYSLGKGIVHTLLSQAVHEEMVLEVEYFGQRYKATMMTHSPAVV; from the coding sequence ATGGAACATAAGAGGATAGTAGTGATAGGAGCTGGAATTGTCGGGTGCAGCATTGCCTACTATTTAAGTAAAATGGGGCAAAGAAACATAACAGTGATTGAGCAAGGCCCTTTGTTCGAAACGGGAGGATCTACTTCTCACGCTCCGGGGCTTGTATTTCAGCTTAGCTTTTCAAAAGTCCTGACAACACTAGCTTCTCAAACAGTCGAGACCTTTAAAGAGTTGAGTACAGATGAACAGCGCTCGTTTTATCCTGTCGGCAGTTTAGAAGTTGCCCGTACACCAGAGCGATTAGAAGACCTAAAGAGAAAGGCTGGTGTTGCCAGCTCATGGGGAATCGAAGCTCTTCTTCTTTCACCGCAGGAATGCGCGGAAAAAAATTCGTTGATTTGTCCTGATCGTATTTGCGGAGGTCTCTATGTTCCTTCAGACGGTATTGCCAAACCTTTGCATGCCGTTGATAAAATGACTCGTTTTTCTAAAGAGTGCGGAGTAGAATTTTACGGTCATACAGAAGTGACGAATATCGAAGTGACAAATGGTCAAGTAAAAGCAGTGTACACGAGCGCTGGAAAATTTGAAGCAGATGTAATCGTGTGCTGTGCCGGATTTTGGGGACCTCGCATCGGAGAAATGGTCGGTGTAACAATTCCTCTTCAGCCGATGGCTCATCAATATGTGTTTACAAATGATTTACTTGAATTAAACGGAGAAACGGAAGAAGTCGCGACTCCTCTTATTCGAGATCAAGATAATGCAATTTATTTTCGTCAGGTAGACAAAGGGCTTGGGATTGGATCATATCAGCATGAGCCGTTTCCAATCGAACTCAGTGACATTACAAAATACGGAGAAACAAAAGAAATGCCTTCTGTTAAACCTTTTACACCAAAAGATTTTGAAAAACCGTGGGAAGATGCATTGGAACTAATTCCGGCATTAAAACAGCCAGGAATAAAAAAAGGAATGAACGGCATTTTTTCCTTCACACCTGATGGGATGCCGCTGCTTGGCGAATCACAAGCAGTAGGGGGATTTTGGGTAGCCGAAGCCATATGGGTAACGCACTCTGCAGGTGTCGCTAGGCAAATGGCTGAATGGCTGATGAATGGTGCACCGACTGTGGATTTGGAGCTATGCGATATTAATCGTTTCGATACGTATGCATGCAGCCCTGTTTATTACAAACAGCGGTCTATTGAAGAATATGAAGAGGTTTATAGCATTCATCATCCATTTATGCAGCGAAAAGTATCGCGAAACATGCGCGTAAGTCCATTTTATATGCGTCAGCAAGAACTAAAAGCGTATTTTAACGAAAAAGCAGGGTGGGAGCAGCCGCAGTGGTATGAAGCTAACTATCCGCTTATATCCACATATGAAAAGAAGATGGTTATAAGAAAGGGGTGGTCGGCTGAATATTGGTCACCGATTATCGAGGCTGAACAGTTGCATACTCGTCAGTACGCGGCGATTTACGATACAACGGCAGCAAAGAAAAGGTTGGAAATTAAAGGGGAAGGAGCTCTCCAGTTTTTACAGAAGCTAACGACAGGAAATATAGACATTACAGTAGGGCAAAGCATACGTACGTGTATGTTGCATGAGCGAGGCGGCATAAAAGATCAAATAATGGTTATTCGCAAAAATATATCCACTTTCTTGATTGTTTGTACGGGAGCCGTAGAAGCAAGCTGGATTCAAAAACACGTGCCTCAAAACGGTCAAGTTGTTTTTCAAGATGTAACGTCAGGGACATGCAGTATAGCATTAATTGGTCCTAAAGCTACAGGAGTAATGAAGTCCGTGGTTCAATGCTCAGAACTTAGCAGCACTTGGATTGAAGGGCAAGCGAAAACCTTGTTTATTGAAAAGAGTTCAGTTCTTGCTCTGCGTGATTCCTACGGGGGAATGGAGAGCTGGGAGTTGATTACGACTTCTGATCAAGGTCTGAATTTATGGGATGTATTAATTGAGCAAGGACAGCCTTATCAGCTGATTGCCGCGGGAGACCGAGCTCTTGAAAATCTTCGAATTGAATCTTTTTCGTTAAAAAGCGGGAAAGACTTTTGGAGCGAGCATCATCCATATGAAGTTAACCTTCATGAAATGGTTGATTTAACAAAACCAGTTTTTATTGGAAAAGAGGCATTGCTTGATCGTCAGCGAAAAGATTCTGAAACAGTATTAGCGACGCTCATATTAGATGATCCTTCAGCGATAGTAATGGGATATGAACCGGTCTTTTATGGAGAAACAGCCCTCGGATTTGTGACAAGTGCCGGCTATTCATACAGCTTAGGAAAAGGAATTGTACACACTTTATTATCTCAAGCTGTACATGAAGAAATGGTTTTAGAAGTTGAATACTTTGGTCAGCGTTATAAAGCAACAATGATGACACACTCCCCAGCGGTAGTTTAA
- the solA gene encoding N-methyl-L-tryptophan oxidase — protein MSTHYDVIIIGLGAMGSTAAYQLAKKGQRVLGLEQYGPAHDLGSSHGGSRIIRQSYFEDPAYVPLLLRAYELWNEIERESGQEILTVTGGLMMGPPDSLTVSGSIESSKQWNLAYEILEAKDIYKRFPAFTPSPATVALYEERAGFVRPEASVYTHLLQAEKYGAELHFFEEVVSWEAHPSGEGVRVITANGVYEAGKIIISAGAWAPDLLRDLGVSLQVERHVQMFFEPTQGIDIFSVGKQPIYIWEADDYVQLYGFPSFGLKAEGAKVAFFRKGTACTPETIDRNIYEDEVNMMRHYLAQGIPQLNGRFLQGKTCMYTNTPDEHFVISLHPEYPQVAIAAGFSGHGFKFASVVGEILADLVIEGKTNHPIDLFTPQRFAANKIV, from the coding sequence ATGTCAACACATTATGATGTCATTATTATCGGATTAGGAGCTATGGGGAGTACGGCTGCTTATCAGCTCGCCAAAAAAGGTCAGCGGGTATTGGGGTTAGAACAATACGGTCCCGCTCATGACCTAGGATCGAGTCACGGCGGTTCTAGAATCATTCGACAGTCGTATTTTGAAGACCCTGCTTACGTTCCATTATTGCTTCGCGCCTACGAATTATGGAATGAAATTGAAAGAGAAAGCGGTCAAGAAATTCTTACGGTTACCGGTGGACTTATGATGGGACCTCCTGATAGCTTGACGGTTTCTGGAAGCATCGAAAGCTCTAAACAGTGGAATCTTGCGTATGAGATTCTAGAAGCAAAGGATATTTACAAACGGTTTCCGGCGTTTACACCTTCACCTGCTACGGTTGCTCTATATGAAGAAAGAGCTGGATTCGTTAGGCCGGAAGCGAGCGTATATACTCACCTTCTTCAAGCAGAAAAGTACGGAGCTGAGCTTCATTTTTTTGAGGAAGTGGTGTCGTGGGAAGCTCATCCTTCTGGTGAAGGCGTGCGCGTTATAACAGCTAATGGAGTATATGAAGCTGGAAAAATCATTATTTCTGCAGGCGCTTGGGCACCTGATTTATTACGGGATTTGGGTGTTAGCTTACAAGTAGAGCGTCATGTGCAAATGTTTTTTGAACCAACACAAGGAATAGATATTTTTTCAGTGGGAAAACAGCCGATTTATATTTGGGAAGCAGATGATTATGTACAGTTGTATGGTTTCCCTTCGTTTGGATTAAAGGCTGAAGGAGCAAAAGTGGCGTTTTTTCGAAAAGGAACAGCGTGTACGCCGGAAACGATTGATCGAAATATATATGAAGACGAAGTGAACATGATGCGGCACTATCTAGCTCAAGGTATTCCACAGCTTAACGGTCGATTTTTACAAGGGAAAACGTGCATGTATACCAATACACCAGATGAACATTTTGTCATTTCACTGCATCCTGAATATCCTCAAGTAGCGATTGCAGCTGGATTTTCTGGACATGGTTTTAAGTTTGCAAGCGTAGTAGGAGAGATTTTAGCAGATTTAGTGATAGAGGGAAAAACTAATCACCCAATTGATTTGTTTACTCCGCAGCGATTTGCGGCGAATAAAATAGTATAA
- a CDS encoding aromatic ring-hydroxylating oxygenase subunit alpha — protein sequence MVMEHGLVNDNGRLEPTLRGELYTSSDIFKLEKDHIFSKSWSLVAFEYEIAEPGQYITTRVEGENILITRGKDHVLRGFLNVCRHRGAKLCSQSSGKAGVIRCPYHSWSYSLDGDLVGVPNTSRCREELVHNENYGLTSVHIKVWHGMVWVNLSDNPISVEYQLDAQIFDRFGELYTFARYEIQNLKSAHREEYEVEANWKLIVENFQECYHCSSIHPELTATLPEFRSGVGTQSSVGGGAKFGNELEAFSISGKGSRPMLKGLLPEDDRTYFGITVLPLVFINLTPDHVIIHRIIPISAEKSKVICEWLFDPEEMAKPDFDPKDAVELFHRVNLQDFEACEWCQENMSSKSYKEGGILVPIEQHVSQFYNYVLEAIGMKVE from the coding sequence ATGGTTATGGAACATGGTTTAGTGAATGATAATGGGAGACTTGAGCCCACGTTGAGAGGAGAGCTGTATACATCTTCGGACATTTTTAAGTTAGAAAAAGATCATATATTTTCTAAATCATGGAGTTTAGTTGCATTTGAATACGAAATAGCGGAACCAGGACAATATATTACGACGAGAGTTGAAGGCGAAAATATTTTAATTACTAGAGGAAAAGATCACGTGCTGCGTGGATTCTTGAACGTATGTCGGCATCGAGGAGCTAAGCTGTGCAGCCAATCATCCGGTAAAGCAGGTGTTATTCGCTGTCCATATCATTCGTGGAGCTATAGCTTAGATGGTGATTTAGTGGGCGTTCCTAACACAAGCCGCTGTCGAGAAGAACTCGTGCATAATGAAAATTACGGACTAACATCCGTTCACATTAAAGTGTGGCACGGCATGGTTTGGGTTAATTTATCTGACAATCCTATATCTGTTGAATATCAGCTAGACGCACAAATTTTTGATCGTTTTGGAGAACTTTATACGTTTGCTAGATATGAAATTCAAAACTTGAAATCCGCTCATCGTGAAGAATATGAAGTCGAGGCAAACTGGAAGCTTATTGTAGAAAACTTTCAAGAGTGCTATCACTGTTCCTCTATTCATCCTGAACTTACGGCAACGCTGCCTGAATTTCGTTCAGGAGTCGGCACTCAAAGTTCCGTGGGAGGCGGAGCTAAGTTTGGGAATGAATTAGAAGCTTTTTCAATCAGCGGGAAAGGAAGCCGTCCTATGCTAAAAGGATTGCTTCCGGAAGATGACCGCACGTATTTTGGCATTACCGTTCTGCCGCTTGTATTTATCAATTTAACACCGGATCACGTTATTATTCATCGTATTATTCCAATTAGTGCGGAAAAGTCTAAAGTGATTTGTGAATGGTTATTCGACCCGGAAGAAATGGCTAAGCCTGATTTTGACCCAAAAGATGCCGTGGAATTATTTCATCGCGTTAATTTACAAGACTTTGAAGCGTGTGAGTGGTGTCAAGAAAATATGAGCTCAAAATCTTATAAAGAAGGAGGTATTTTAGTACCTATCGAACAGCACGTTTCTCAATTTTACAATTATGTATTGGAAGCAATCGGTATGAAGGTCGAATAG
- a CDS encoding quaternary amine ABC transporter ATP-binding protein: MSTSSKLTEPIIRVTDVSKVFGRQQEQALKLREAGESKYEVEQATKTTVAIYNAHFEVKKGETFVLIGLSGSGKSTLLRCLNGLVEPTEGTVYLENTDISHMPKRQLQEVRRNKIGMVFQNVGLLPNRTVIDNITFGLEIQGVSANEREKRGKKALEMVGLNGQAYKRIYELSGGMQQRVGLARALASEQEILLMDEPFSALDPLIRRDMQKLFLDIQGEVQKTVIFVTHDLDEALTLGHRAAVMKDGEIVQLGTAEDILSQPATGYVKLLVQDVNYGKIRLAKDAVVPVETAAYEYESPQVVLRRMRTNHLSTIFVLDSADRLLGLMSIYTVMELIEAHKHDLKGKEMTQPHCVNPDMSLQEMIPLFTDSHSPVVIVDNHHRLQGMISPSTLIANLTERTAVTEQQEVKSYQMEVR, translated from the coding sequence TTGAGTACAAGCTCTAAACTAACAGAACCCATTATCCGCGTTACCGATGTTTCAAAAGTATTTGGCCGTCAACAAGAACAGGCTCTTAAGCTACGAGAAGCTGGAGAAAGTAAATATGAAGTCGAACAAGCTACTAAGACAACCGTTGCTATTTACAATGCTCATTTCGAAGTGAAAAAGGGAGAAACCTTTGTGTTAATTGGATTATCAGGAAGCGGGAAATCTACTTTACTTCGATGCTTGAACGGGCTTGTAGAACCGACAGAAGGGACGGTATATCTAGAAAACACAGATATTTCTCATATGCCAAAAAGACAGCTTCAGGAAGTCCGGAGAAATAAAATTGGGATGGTCTTTCAAAATGTGGGCCTCCTTCCAAACCGCACCGTGATTGACAACATTACGTTCGGTCTAGAGATACAAGGTGTATCAGCAAATGAAAGAGAAAAGCGAGGGAAAAAGGCTCTTGAAATGGTGGGCTTAAATGGACAAGCTTATAAAAGAATTTATGAATTATCAGGAGGTATGCAGCAGCGGGTTGGACTAGCGAGAGCTCTTGCTTCTGAACAGGAGATTTTGCTGATGGATGAGCCTTTTTCAGCTTTAGATCCTCTTATTCGAAGAGATATGCAAAAGCTATTTCTTGATATTCAGGGAGAAGTACAAAAAACAGTTATTTTTGTGACGCATGATTTAGATGAAGCATTAACTTTAGGCCACCGGGCTGCCGTGATGAAAGACGGGGAAATTGTACAACTTGGAACCGCTGAAGATATTTTAAGTCAACCGGCAACCGGTTATGTAAAGCTGCTTGTTCAAGACGTTAATTACGGCAAAATTCGCCTTGCTAAAGACGCGGTGGTTCCGGTAGAAACGGCTGCCTATGAGTATGAATCACCGCAAGTCGTATTAAGAAGAATGAGAACCAATCATTTATCTACTATTTTTGTTCTTGATAGTGCTGACCGCTTATTGGGCTTAATGAGCATTTATACGGTGATGGAGCTGATAGAAGCTCATAAGCATGATTTAAAAGGCAAAGAAATGACACAGCCCCATTGTGTTAATCCAGATATGTCTTTACAAGAAATGATTCCTTTATTTACAGACAGTCATTCGCCTGTAGTCATTGTTGATAATCATCATCGCCTACAAGGTATGATTTCCCCAAGCACTCTTATTGCAAATCTCACTGAACGTACTGCAGTGACTGAGCAACAAGAAGTTAAGTCATATCAAATGGAGGTCCGATAA
- a CDS encoding ABC transporter permease — protein MMVNSATIPRIPLDKWANSFVDYMIDSFSGVFTGINQIMTSLISSLEWVLTASPPLVTVVVFVLLALWLTEWKIAVFTCFGLLLIISLNLWEASMLTLSLVLASTIISLLFGVPLGILSHRFNKVGAVIKPILDIMQTMPAFVYLIPSVLLFGLGNVTALIATFIFAMPPAVRLTLLGLQQVPQTTLEAAEAFGATEWQKLIKVQLPLALPMIMSGVNQVIMLSLSMVVISSMVGAGGLGAEVLRSISMLDVGLGFIGGIAVVIIAVILDRLTHLSTQKREGIQSSK, from the coding sequence ATGATGGTAAATTCCGCGACGATTCCTCGTATCCCTTTAGATAAATGGGCAAACTCATTTGTTGATTACATGATTGATAGTTTTTCAGGTGTATTTACTGGAATCAACCAGATAATGACCAGCTTAATAAGCAGTCTCGAATGGGTATTGACCGCTTCTCCTCCGTTAGTAACGGTCGTTGTTTTTGTTCTATTAGCGCTATGGCTAACAGAGTGGAAGATAGCTGTATTTACGTGTTTTGGTTTACTTCTTATTATTAGCTTGAATTTATGGGAAGCATCGATGCTGACCTTATCTCTCGTTTTAGCTTCTACTATCATCTCACTTCTATTTGGCGTTCCTTTAGGCATATTATCACACCGCTTTAACAAAGTTGGAGCAGTGATAAAGCCCATTCTTGATATTATGCAAACAATGCCTGCTTTTGTTTACTTAATTCCGTCCGTACTTTTATTTGGATTAGGGAATGTTACAGCTCTTATTGCTACTTTTATTTTCGCAATGCCGCCTGCCGTTCGTCTGACGCTGCTTGGACTTCAGCAAGTTCCCCAAACCACTTTAGAAGCGGCAGAAGCTTTTGGAGCGACGGAATGGCAAAAATTAATTAAAGTCCAGCTGCCGCTCGCTTTGCCTATGATTATGTCGGGTGTAAACCAGGTTATTATGCTATCTCTTTCGATGGTTGTTATTTCTTCAATGGTCGGTGCAGGAGGCTTGGGTGCTGAGGTATTAAGAAGCATCAGTATGTTGGATGTAGGCTTAGGATTTATCGGCGGGATTGCAGTTGTCATTATTGCCGTTATTTTAGATCGTCTGACGCACCTTTCTACTCAAAAAAGAGAAGGTATTCAATCAAGCAAATAA
- a CDS encoding glycine betaine ABC transporter substrate-binding protein, protein MKQSKKVLFIMLTIVIMLLVSACGNSNTASSATTKKEITIGYIPWDEAVAVTFLWKELLEEKGYKVKAVQSDVAPLFSGVAQGNIDLFLDVWMPTTHSSYMKRFGKQVDVLGTWYDQADSGLAVPDYVDAQSLADLKNKKGEFNGKIISIEPGSGINGLTKDHAMPSYELKDWNLVESSTAAMLSELDKAIANKEPIVVTLWRPHWAFEKYNLRYLKDPKNTMNPTGPEKIQSISKKAFKEDYPEAAKWLKNFSISADQLASLESEINSAKDETKGVKNWISKNKKVKESWVK, encoded by the coding sequence ATGAAACAATCAAAAAAAGTTCTTTTTATTATGCTAACAATCGTCATTATGCTGCTTGTCTCCGCATGCGGCAATAGCAATACGGCAAGCAGCGCGACGACTAAAAAAGAAATTACAATTGGATACATACCATGGGACGAAGCCGTAGCTGTTACGTTTCTATGGAAGGAATTATTAGAGGAAAAAGGCTATAAAGTTAAAGCAGTTCAAAGCGACGTAGCTCCGCTTTTCTCAGGAGTTGCTCAAGGAAACATTGATTTATTTTTGGATGTATGGATGCCGACCACCCATAGCTCTTATATGAAAAGATTTGGAAAACAAGTTGACGTGCTCGGTACTTGGTATGATCAAGCAGATAGCGGATTGGCCGTTCCCGACTACGTAGACGCGCAGTCACTAGCTGATTTAAAAAATAAGAAAGGTGAGTTTAACGGAAAGATTATTAGTATTGAACCAGGATCTGGAATAAACGGTCTTACTAAAGATCATGCGATGCCAAGCTATGAGTTAAAAGACTGGAATTTAGTAGAAAGCAGCACAGCCGCCATGTTATCGGAATTAGATAAAGCCATTGCTAATAAAGAACCCATTGTTGTTACGTTATGGCGCCCGCACTGGGCTTTTGAAAAGTATAATCTCAGATACTTAAAAGATCCCAAAAATACGATGAATCCAACTGGACCTGAAAAAATACAGTCGATTAGCAAAAAGGCATTTAAAGAAGATTATCCAGAAGCAGCAAAGTGGCTGAAAAATTTTTCTATTAGTGCCGATCAACTAGCATCTTTAGAATCAGAAATTAACAGTGCAAAAGACGAAACAAAAGGTGTGAAAAACTGGATTTCTAAAAATAAAAAAGTGAAGGAAAGCTGGGTAAAATAA